In a single window of the Syntrophorhabdus sp. genome:
- a CDS encoding rod shape-determining protein: protein MFESLFGFISKDLAIDLGTANTLVYVKSRGIVSNEPSVVAVHKDSRGTKKVIAVGEEAKKMLGKTPGNIVAIRPLKDGVIADFEITEAMLKYFIQKIHNKKSYARPRIVISVPSGITPVEKRAVKESAESAGAREVYLIEEPMAAAIGVGLPITEPSGNMIVDIGGGTTEVAVISLAGIVYCNSVRVAGDKIDEAVIQYVKRKYNLLIGERTAELIKISIGSAYPSSEEEEMTMEIKGRDLVGGIPKTLEISSKEIREAINEPVNAIVEAVRIALERTPPELASDIVDKGIVISGGGAMLKNLDTLIKEVTRLPVIIAENPLTAVVEGAGKALDEVSLLKEIATYF from the coding sequence ATGTTCGAATCACTCTTTGGATTTATATCAAAAGACCTGGCAATAGACCTGGGGACGGCAAACACGCTCGTCTACGTGAAAAGCCGGGGGATCGTCTCCAATGAGCCCTCCGTGGTGGCCGTTCACAAGGATTCCCGGGGGACGAAAAAGGTCATAGCCGTGGGCGAAGAGGCAAAGAAGATGCTCGGCAAGACCCCGGGAAACATCGTCGCCATCCGGCCGCTCAAGGACGGCGTCATCGCCGATTTCGAGATCACCGAGGCAATGCTCAAGTACTTCATCCAGAAGATACACAACAAGAAATCCTACGCCAGGCCCCGCATCGTCATCTCCGTGCCATCGGGCATCACCCCCGTTGAAAAGAGGGCCGTGAAGGAATCAGCGGAGTCCGCCGGTGCACGCGAGGTCTACCTCATAGAGGAACCGATGGCCGCCGCGATAGGCGTTGGACTGCCCATCACGGAGCCGAGCGGCAACATGATCGTCGACATCGGCGGGGGCACGACAGAGGTGGCCGTCATAAGCCTCGCCGGCATTGTGTACTGCAACTCGGTGCGCGTCGCGGGCGACAAGATCGACGAGGCCGTCATCCAGTACGTCAAGCGCAAGTACAACCTCCTCATCGGCGAGAGAACCGCGGAGCTGATCAAGATCAGCATCGGGTCGGCCTATCCGAGCTCGGAAGAAGAAGAGATGACCATGGAGATCAAGGGAAGGGACCTCGTGGGCGGCATCCCGAAGACGCTTGAGATCTCGTCCAAGGAGATTCGGGAGGCCATCAACGAACCGGTGAACGCCATCGTCGAGGCCGTCAGGATAGCCCTTGAAAGGACGCCGCCCGAACTCGCGTCGGACATCGTCGACAAGGGTATCGTCATAAGCGGCGGAGGGGCAATGCTCAAGAACCTGGACACCCTCATCAAGGAGGTCACCCGTCTTCCCGTCATCATTGC
- a CDS encoding methylenetetrahydrofolate reductase → MTAPGNLERVLTSGGFAVTAECGPPRGADPEAIRKKGGYLKGFVDAVNVTDNQTAVVRMSSMAACLILKEMGFDPVLQMTVRDRNRIALQSDILGAAALGIRNILCLSGDHQSFGDHPGAKNVYDIDSIQFVDMACAMRDEGRLSSGAEITVKPDIFIGCVENPFADPFEIRALRLAKKIAAGARFIQTQCVFNVEKFARWMEMVRDLGLHEKASILAGITPMKSPGMARYMKNSVPGMDVPDDLVERMASVPKERHREEGVAICLETIERVRAIEGVAGIHIMAIEWEEIVPDIVKGAGLHPRP, encoded by the coding sequence ATGACGGCCCCGGGCAACCTGGAAAGAGTGCTCACCTCCGGTGGTTTCGCCGTCACGGCGGAATGCGGCCCGCCGCGCGGGGCGGACCCGGAAGCCATCCGCAAAAAGGGCGGGTATCTCAAGGGTTTCGTCGACGCCGTGAATGTCACCGACAACCAGACGGCCGTCGTCCGCATGTCGAGCATGGCGGCTTGCCTCATACTGAAAGAGATGGGGTTCGACCCCGTGCTCCAGATGACCGTCCGCGACCGCAACCGCATAGCGCTTCAGAGCGACATCCTCGGGGCCGCCGCGCTTGGCATCAGGAACATACTGTGCCTTTCCGGCGACCACCAGTCGTTCGGCGACCACCCGGGCGCGAAGAACGTCTACGACATAGACTCCATCCAGTTCGTCGACATGGCGTGCGCCATGCGCGATGAAGGCAGGCTCTCAAGCGGCGCCGAGATCACGGTGAAACCGGATATCTTCATCGGCTGCGTCGAGAACCCCTTCGCCGACCCCTTTGAAATACGTGCCTTGAGGCTGGCAAAAAAGATCGCCGCCGGTGCCCGTTTTATCCAGACACAGTGCGTCTTCAACGTGGAGAAGTTTGCCCGCTGGATGGAGATGGTCCGTGACCTCGGCCTTCACGAGAAGGCCTCCATCCTCGCCGGCATCACTCCTATGAAATCGCCCGGCATGGCCCGGTACATGAAAAATTCCGTTCCCGGGATGGATGTCCCCGACGACCTGGTGGAGCGCATGGCATCGGTGCCGAAGGAACGCCACCGCGAGGAAGGCGTGGCGATCTGCCTCGAGACCATCGAGAGAGTGCGGGCCATCGAAGGCGTGGCCGGGATCCACATCATGGCCATAGAATGGGAAGAGATAGTCCCCGACATCGTGAAAGGCGCGGGCCTTCATCCGAGACCGTAA
- the tsaD gene encoding tRNA (adenosine(37)-N6)-threonylcarbamoyltransferase complex transferase subunit TsaD translates to MVILGIDTSCDDTSVAVMEEGRKIRSHIVSSQADLHKRFGGIVPEIASRKHVEQIGAIYEEVLARAGASARDIDLVGVTAGPGLIGSVLVGLCFAKGFCLALGRPLIGVNHIEAHAMSIFLEREVDFPFVALVVSGGHTIILLMEAPCRFRVLGSTRDDAAGEAFDKIAKFLGIGYPGGRIIEEMARSGTRDYVAFPRPMMDGNTCDFSFSGLKTAFLTYAKKHTIDDSTINHVLASFQEAICDVLVSKTIRAARLARIERIVVGGGVAANGRLREVFFERSRQEGIEVMISSPEFCTDNGAMVASLASFHADAGMYSGLDIKGYSRMAMK, encoded by the coding sequence ATGGTGATCCTCGGCATCGATACCTCCTGTGACGACACGTCGGTGGCGGTCATGGAAGAGGGCCGGAAGATCCGGTCCCACATCGTCTCCAGTCAGGCGGACCTGCACAAACGCTTCGGCGGGATCGTTCCCGAGATAGCATCCCGCAAGCACGTTGAACAGATAGGCGCGATATACGAAGAGGTCCTTGCCCGGGCAGGCGCCTCGGCGCGGGATATAGACCTCGTCGGTGTCACCGCCGGGCCGGGGCTCATCGGAAGCGTCCTCGTCGGTCTCTGTTTCGCCAAGGGATTCTGTCTCGCCCTCGGAAGGCCCCTTATCGGGGTGAATCACATAGAGGCCCATGCCATGAGCATCTTCCTTGAGCGCGAGGTGGATTTCCCTTTCGTCGCCCTTGTCGTCTCCGGGGGACACACGATCATTCTCCTCATGGAGGCGCCCTGCCGCTTCAGGGTGCTCGGCTCCACCCGCGACGACGCGGCCGGGGAGGCCTTCGACAAGATCGCGAAGTTCCTCGGCATCGGCTATCCCGGCGGGAGGATAATAGAGGAAATGGCCAGAAGCGGCACGAGGGATTACGTTGCCTTTCCCCGCCCCATGATGGACGGCAACACCTGCGATTTCAGTTTCAGCGGGCTTAAAACGGCTTTCCTCACCTACGCGAAGAAGCATACGATAGACGATTCCACCATCAACCACGTTCTGGCCTCCTTCCAGGAAGCCATATGCGATGTCCTGGTGTCGAAGACCATAAGGGCAGCGAGGCTTGCCAGGATAGAACGGATCGTTGTCGGGGGTGGCGTCGCTGCCAACGGCAGGCTCCGCGAGGTCTTCTTCGAGCGTTCGCGGCAGGAGGGCATCGAGGTCATGATCTCGTCTCCCGAGTTCTGCACCGACAACGGGGCCATGGTGGCATCGCTGGCTTCCTTCCATGCCGACGCGGGGATGTACTCCGGTCTTGATATCAAGGGGTATTCCCGGATGGCGATGAAATGA
- the rsmA gene encoding ribosomal RNA small subunit methyltransferase A: MLKRRFSQNLIKDGNILRKMVSLAGITAEDRVVEIGAGQGDLTRAIASSAAGVVAVELDREMMPHLEAVCLAFPNVEILPGDILGVDITSLARGRTVKVMGNIPYGITGPIIFKLIGERRSIEGAYLTVQKEIGERMTANPGTRAYGSLSVASQLVADVKVLMHIRAHVFIPPPKVDSIYLAMRFRGDAYDVDDTLLSFIRQAFSHKRKFMRRALLEVFTDAEVETLYEEMDFPRSVRAETLEPRTFRRMYEVLKKTRE, translated from the coding sequence ATGCTGAAAAGGCGCTTCTCGCAGAACCTCATAAAGGACGGCAACATCCTGCGCAAGATGGTGTCTCTCGCCGGGATCACCGCCGAAGACAGGGTGGTGGAGATAGGGGCCGGACAGGGTGACCTGACGCGGGCCATCGCCTCGTCGGCAGCGGGCGTGGTCGCCGTCGAACTGGACCGCGAGATGATGCCCCACCTTGAGGCGGTATGTCTCGCTTTTCCCAATGTCGAGATCCTCCCCGGCGACATACTGGGTGTAGACATAACCAGTCTCGCACGGGGCCGGACCGTCAAGGTGATGGGGAACATCCCCTACGGGATCACGGGACCCATCATTTTCAAGCTCATCGGTGAAAGGCGGTCCATTGAGGGTGCCTATCTCACCGTGCAGAAGGAGATCGGCGAGCGCATGACCGCGAACCCCGGCACCAGGGCGTACGGTTCGCTCTCGGTGGCCTCGCAGCTCGTCGCGGATGTGAAGGTCCTCATGCATATCAGGGCTCACGTCTTCATCCCACCGCCGAAGGTGGACAGCATATACCTTGCCATGCGTTTCCGGGGTGACGCGTACGACGTCGACGATACCCTCCTTTCTTTCATCCGCCAGGCCTTCAGCCACAAGCGTAAATTCATGCGCCGCGCCCTTCTTGAGGTCTTTACCGACGCCGAAGTGGAAACCCTCTACGAGGAAATGGATTTCCCCCGCTCCGTACGGGCCGAAACCCTGGAGCCCCGGACCTTCCGCAGGATGTACGAAGTCTTGAAGAAAACGAGAGAATAA